The Lysobacter oculi genomic sequence GAGCGTGGTGACGTCGCCGGTCCCGGACGAGGCCATGCCTGCGCCCTGCACCGCGCTGCGGATGGACTGGCGGATGCCGTCGCGGATGTCGGACTGGACCTGCGCGCGCTCGGCGGCGCTGGCGGCATCGTTGCCGTTTCCGTCGTCCATGCATTCGTCGATGTCGGACTGCTCCATCCGGGCGTAGGGCTTGAACTCCGGCAGTGAGGCGGCCAGCGCGTTCTGGCTGGCGAGCAGCGGCGTCAGCTGGGTGCAGATGGCCTTGGCTTCGACCTTCAGCTTCTCCGCCTCGGCCTCGATTTTCTGGCCGACCTGGTCGGCATTGCCGGTGAAGATGCCCTTGACCGCCTCGCCGGCGGCACGCATGCCGAGGTCCGCGCCCTTCGCGCCGATCGACATGCCGATGCCGGCGATGTCGATGATGTGGCCGCGGTATTCCAGGAGCAGCCTGCGCTGGGCATCGTTGACCGCCACCGCCTTGCCATCGACCAGGAAATCGCCCTGCGGGGTGATCTCAGCCTTGGGCAGGTTGGGGTCATGGCTGCCGATGGTGTGGCGGCCGATCAGCATGCCGCCGTCCTTGCCGTTGAGGGTGATGTTCTCGGTGGCCAGCTTTTCGCGGGCTTCGGCCATCGCCTGCTCGACTTTGCGGCCGATCGCGGTCTGCGCGCCTGTCGAGGAACCCGGCGCATGGGGCGGGGAGGGCGGCGGCGGGGCGTTGTTGTCGCAGGCGGCCAGTGCCAGCACCAGCAGGCCGGGCGCGAGGATGCGGATGTTCATGGTCTTGGTTCCCGTAGGTGTGTGCGGAGGTCAGGCTTCGTCGCGCCAGCGGCGCAGGCGGACGGCGGCGAGGATCATCAGGATGCCGGCGATGGCACCGATCCACAGCCCGGGCGTGGTGAAGAGATGCAGGCCACCGATCACGCCATCCAGGCCGTACAGGGCTTTCGGGCTGTCATCGAGGCGGTCGATGTACGGCGTGCCGGCGAAGCCCAGCAGATGGCTGCCCGGCCAGGCGCTGGTCAGGGCGCGTGCCACGCCGTGCTGCCAGATCCACGATTCGTCATATCCCTTGAAGTTGCTGAGGAAGCCGAACCAGCTCACCAGGATGCCGGCGAAGATCGGCAGCACCACCGCCCACAGGAAGGGCTTGGACTTGGCCCAGGCCGAGCAGAGCATCAGCCAGCCCGCGGTCGGCAACGCCCAGATGGCGTAGACCGGCAGCCAGCCGAACACCGAACCGATCAGCTTGAGCGGCTCCAGGTTGGCCCAGTACAGGGTGAACGGATTGGCACCGTTGAGCGCGATGAACAGGCTGATGATCAGGCCGAAGGCCAGCATCACCGCCAGCGAGATCACCGAGGCGATCACCGGGGCCACCACCAGCGCGGTCAGCACCTTGCTCAGCACGGTCAGACCGTCGGAGACCGGCATCGACTTCCAGAACAGCACGCTGCGGTCCTTGCGCTCGTCGTACAGGCTGCCGAGCAGGTAGAAGAACACCACGAAGCCGAACACCACCAGCGGCCAGAACGCCGACATCAGGGTGATGCCGTTGATCGCTTCGCCCATCTGGCGCAGGTCGTCGGGCGAGGCCGTGGCCAGCATCTTGTCCCAGTCCACCTGCGAGAGAGGCACTTCCTTGCCATCGAAATTGATGACCCGGCCACCGTGGCGGTTGAAGAGGAACTGGCCGGTGCCGCCACCCAGCAGGGTGAAGAACAGGAACACCGCGCCGGCGATCATCGGGGCCCACAGGAAACCGCCCTTGTGCTCCCAGAATTCGCGCTTCAGCAGCCACTTGAGCTTGTGCGTGGGGTGTGGCGTGGCGGGCGCGGCGATACGCGTGTCATGGGTGATGGCGTTCATGCGTAGGTCCCCTTCATGGTGGCGACGAACAGGTCGGCGAGGCCCGGGATGCGGGTTTCGCCCAGTTCGCGGAGTTGCGGTTGTGGGACGCCGTCGAACAGCATCACCGTCTTGCCGAAGGCCAGACTGCGCTCGTCGATCGGCTTGAGCGCGCGGGCGGCGTCGAGCTTCGCGCCATCCACCAGCACTTCGACGTAACGCTCGCCGACTTCCTCCATCGGCGCGTCCAGCACCACCTTGCCGTCGCGGATGAACATCACGTCGGTCAGGATGTGCTCGACTTCCTCCACTTGGTGGGTGGTGATGAGGATGGTCTTGTCCTCGTCGAAATAATCCTCCAGCAGGCGCTGGTAGAACTGCTTGCGGTAGAGGATGTCCAGGCCGAGCGTCGGCTCGTCCAGCACCAGCAGGCGGGCGTCGATCGCCATCACCAGCGCCAGGTGCAGCTGCACGATCATGCCCTTCGACATCTCCTTGACCTTCATGTCCGGGCGCAGCTGGGTGCCGTGGATGAAGCGCTTGAAGCGTTCGCGAGAGAAGCGCGGATGCACGCCTTCGACGAAATCCGCGGCCTCGCGGACCCGCAGCCAGCGCGGCAGCACGGCGACGTCGGCGATGAAACAGATGTCGTTCATCAGCGCGTCGCGTTCGGTGCGCGGGTCCTTGCCCAGCACCTTCAGATCACCCTGGAAGGGGATGAGTCCGAGGATCGCCTTGAGCGCCGTGGTCTTGCCGGCGCCGTTGGGCCCGATCAGCCCGACGATGCGGCCGGCGGGGATGGTGAACGCGGCGCCGTCCAGCGCGCGCTTGTTCCGGTAGGCCTTGACCAGGCCGTTTGCGTTGACGACAGCGTTCATTTCGCTCCCCATTTCTTGGACGGATCAATCAGTTCGGCCGGGTCCAGGCCCAGGCGTTCGATGCGCTCGATGACCAGCGGCCATTCCTCGCTGAGGAAGCGCTGGCGCTCGCTGGCGAGCAGCTGCTGCGGCGCGCCCTCCAGCACGAACATCCCCAGCCCGCGGCGCTTCTCCACCAAGCCTTCGTCGGCCAGTTCCTGGAAAGCGCGGGACACGGTGATCGGGTTGAGCTGGTATTCGGCGGCGACCGTGCGCACCGAGGGCAGGGCGTCGCCCGGTTTGAGCTCGCCGTCGATGATCATCGCCACGACGCGCTCCTTGAGTTGGCGGTAGATGGGGCTGCCATCACTCCATTGCACTGCATTCATGGCATCAGGCTCCTCGGCACCAGGTTGAAATAGCTGGCGTGGTGATGACGGGCGGGGGCGCGACGGGGGGCGGGCGCGTGCCTGGACGCGTCGTGGCCGGGCACCGGGCTGGCCAGTGCGGCGGGTTCCGGCAATGCCAGGATGGCCAGGCCCGCGAGCAGCAGGGGTAGGGCCAGCATCGGCAGGATGACCTGGGCGGGACGATGGCGTCGCATGGCGGTCTCCGTGTGGTGGGTGATTGGTGTTGTATTCAACTATAACACTAGATCAGCGGCCGTCAACACCCGTGGACCCAACTAAAGACAGGGGTGGGGATGTGGCTTCGCCGGGGCGCCAGCCAGCTGAACCTCCGTGACGCCGCGTGATTGCCCGCGGCTGCCGCGCCCGCGACAATGCCCGGATGAATCCGAATTCCCCCCGTTGGTTGAACCTTTCCATGCTGTGCCTGCTCGGTACGGCGATCGCGGTGCCGCTGGTGCTGTCCCTGCCGCAGCCGGCACAGGCGCAGGCCGCCAAGCCGCTGGCGAATGAGCGCGAAAAGACCAGCTACATGATCGGCATGGATGTCGGCCGCTCGCTGCAGCCGGTGGCCGCCGAAGTGGACGTGGCAAGCTTCGAGAAATCCGTGCGCAACGGCCTCTCAGGCGGCGAACCGCTGATGGGCGACGAGCAGGCCAAGACCACCGCCGTGGCGCTGGTGGCCCGCATGCAGGCACGCAAGGCCGGCACCGCCGCCGACAAACTGCCGCCGATCGCGCGTGATCAGGTCGGCCTGCTGGTCGGTGCGGATGTCGGGCGCAACCTGCAGCCGATCCACGACGAGATCGACATGCCCAGCTTCATGCGTGGCGTGCGCGTGGTGCTGGAGCAGGGCAAGCCGCTGATTGCCGATGACGAAGCGCAGGCGCTGAAAGCCGCCTTCGTGCAGCGCCGCCAGGAACGCCAGGCGCAGGCCGCCGAAGCCGCCGCCGCCGAAGGCGCCAAATTCATGGCCGCCAACAAGACCAAAAAAGGCGTCATCACCACCCGTTCCGGCCTGCAATACCAGGTGTTGCGCGCCGGTGCCGGCGACCGCCCGATGCCCGGCGGCACCGTCCGCGTGAACTACGAAGGCCGCCTGCCGGACGGCAAGGTCTTCGACAGCTCCTACCAGCGCGGCGAGCCCGCCGAATTCGCGCTGACCTCGGTCATCCCCGGCTGGCGCGAAGGCGTGGCCCTGATGCCGGTCGGCGCCAAGTACCGCTTCTGGATCCCGGGCGAGCTGGCCTACGGCAAGCGCGGTTCGCCGCCGATGATCGGCCCGAACCAACCACTGGTGTTCGATGTCGAACTCATGGACATCCTGAAGTAGTCTCACCGGTCACGTTGTCCCGCCTGCCGCCGCGCAGGCGCGTTTTCCTCCCGGCGCAGCCGGATCCGCAAGCCTTCCTCCGACGGAGTTCCCGAATGAAATCGCGTTCCACCCTCGCCATCACCGCGCTGGCCGCGGCCATCGCCCTGGCCGGCTGCAACAAGCCCGCCGACAAGCCCGCCAAGGCCGATGGCGCCAAGTCGGAGGAAGCCGCCTCCACCACCAAGATCGCCGGCCTGCCGAACGAGAAGGACCAGATCAGCTACATGGTCGGCATGGATGTCGCCAACCTGCTCAAGCCGGCCAAGGACGAAGTCGACCTCGACACCGTCATCAAGGCGCTCAAGGATTCGATGGAAGGCAAGAAGGTGCTGCTGACCGAGGAACAGGCCAACACGATCCGCGAGACCTTCGCGCAGAAGATGCAGGCCAAGAAGATCGCCGAGTCGATGGCCGAGGCCAAGAAGAACCTGGACGAAGGCAAGAAGTTCCTGGCCGAGAACGCCAAGAAGCCGGGCGTGCAGACCACCGCTTCCGGCCTGCAGTACCAGGTGATCACCGAAGGCAAGGGCGCCAAGCCCGGCGCCGGCGATGCGGTCAAGGTCAAGTACAAGGGCACCCTGCTGGACGGCAAGGAGTTCGACAGCACCGAGGCCCACGGCGGCGAACCGGCCGTGCTGCCGCTGGACCGCGTCATCCCCGGCTGGTCGGAAGGCATCCGCCTGATGCCGGTCGGCAGCAAGTACAAGCTGTGGATCCCGGGCAACCTGGGCTATGGCGAGCAGGTGCCGCCGGGCGCGCCGTTCCCGGCCAACGCCACGCTGGTGTTCGAAGTCGAGCTGCTCGACATCGTCAAGCCGCCGAAGGGCTGATGAAGAAGATGGCGATGACGTTTCAATGAAATGTCATCGTCCTGAAGCACACTGCGACTGGCGCCCGGTGCGGCAGTCGTCGTTTTCAGGGAGAGCGCGATGCGCGTGACGATTTTCGGGACCGGCTATGTGGGCCTGGTCACCGGCACCTGCCTGGCCGAAGTGGGCCACCAGGTGACCTGCGTGGATGTGGATGCGGCCAAGATCGGGGGCCTCGAAGCGGGCATCGTGCCGATCTACGAGCCCGGCCTGACCCCGATGGTCAAGGCCAACCATACCGCCGGCCGCCTGCGTTTTACCACCGATGCGGCATCGGCCATCGCCTCGGGCGAGATCATCTTCATCGCCGTCGGCACGCCGCCCGACGAAGACGGCAGCGCCGACCTGCAATACGTGCTGGCCGTGGCGCGCGGCATCGGCCGCCACCTCGAACGCCCCACGCTCGTTGTCAACAAATCCACCGTGCCGGTCGGTACCGCCGACAAGGTCCGCGCCGTCATCGCCGATCAATTGGCCGGACGTGGCGCGGCCATCGATGTCGAAGTGGTCTCCAACCCCGAATTCCTGAAGGAGGGCGATGCGGTCAACGACTGCATGCGTCCCGACCGCATCGTCGTGGGCGCGGCCAGCGATGCCGCCTTCGCGACCATGCGCCGCCTGTACGCGCCGTTCAACCGCAACCACGACCGAATGGTGACGATGGATGTGCGCTCGGCGGAACTCACCAAGTACGCGGCCAACGCGATGCTGGCCACCAAGATCTCCTTCATGAACGAGATCGCCAACATCGCCGAGAAGGTCGGCGCCGACATCGAGCATGTGCGCAAGGGCATCGGTTCCGACCCGCGCATCGGCTGGCATTTCATCTATCCGGGTGCCGGTTATGGCGGTTCGTGTTTCCCGAAGGATGTGCAGGCGTTGGCGCGCACGGCGGCCCAGCACGGCCACGGTGCCCGCATCCTCGATGCCGTCGAAGCGGTGAACGAGGCGCAGAAGGGCCATCTGTTCGAACTCATGGCGCGCCATTACGGCGGCGTCGATGCGCTGGCTGGCAAGACCGTCGCGGTCTGGGGCCTCGCCTTCAAGCCCAATACCGATGACATGCGTGAGGCGTCCAGTCGCCGCCTGCTGGCGCAGCTGTGGGAGGCCGGTGCGCGCGTGCGTGCGTTCGATCCCGAGGCGCAGGCCGAAGCCCGCCGCATCTTCGGCGAGCGCGACGATCATCTGGTGCTGTGCGATTCAGCCGAAGACGCGCTGGCCGGTGCCGATGCGTTGGCCGTGGTCACCGAGTGGAAGCAGTTCCGCAGCCCGGACTTCGGTCTGCTGGGACGCGAACTGGCCGATGCGGTGATCTTTGATGGCCGCAACCTCTACGAACCGGCCGAGGTCGAGTCGCAGGGGCTGGCCTACTGGGGCATCGGGCGCGGCCGATCTGTCAAAATCCCCGCATGAACGAGCAAGCGCGCATCGAGGAACTGGAGACCCGCGTGGCCTTCCAGGAACACGCCCTCAACGAACTGAGCGATGCGCTGGCCGATGCCCGCGCCGAGATCGCCCGCCACGCCGCCATGCTGCACCGGGTGGTGGATGAGCTGAAGAACGCGCGTGGCGCCGGTGTCAGCATCGATGCCGCCGACGAGCCGCCGCCCCCGCATTACTGATCCCGTACCGACATGTCCGACACCCTGCGCGACCAACTCCTTGGCCTCGGTTTCAAGCCTGCGCCCAAGCCCGAACGCAAACCGGCGCACAAGCCCCCGCAGAAAACCGCAGAGGGCCCGCGTCGCGATGGCAGGCCCGGCAAGGGCAAGCCGGGGCAGGGGCGCGGCCCGTCGCCGTCATCGCAGCGCCACAAGCCGCAGGCCGGCAAGGGCGGCAGCGAAATGGATCTCGCCAAGGCCTACGCCATCCGCGCCCAGCGTGAGAAGGAAGAACGCATCGAGGCCGAGCGCGAGAAGCAGGAAGCTGCACGCCTGCGCCGCGAAGCCCGCGCCAAGCTGGTGGAGTTTTTGGACGGCAAGGCGCTGAACGCCGAAGACGCCGACATCGCCCGCCATTTCGAATACGGCGGCAAGATCAAGCGCATCTACGTCACCGCGCCGCAATTGACGGCGCTCAACGCCGGCGAACTCGGCGTCATCCAGCAGAACGGCCGCTACCTGCTGGTGGATGCGGCGACGCTCGCGGGCGCCGAGGCGATCTTTGCCGAAGCCGTCGCGCTCAGGGCCGACCCGAACGCGCCGGTGGAAGCCGATCCCTACGCCGACCCGCAGTTCCAGGTGCCGGACGACCTGGTCTGGTGAGTGCGGCGGGACCCGGTCACTCCGGGTCGTAATCCAGATTGGATGCCAGCAGCCGTTCCGCCTGCGCCAGCGTGATGCCCTTGCGCCGCGCGTAGTCCTCGGTCTGTTCCTTCGACACGCGACCGACCACGAAATACTGGCTGCCCGGATGGCTGAAATACCAGCCGGACACCGATGCCGCCGGCAGCATCGCGAAGTGATCGGTCAGTACCATGCCCGCGCGATCGGTGGCGCCGAGCAGGCGGAACAACGTGGCCTTCTCGCTGTGTTCGGGGCAGGCCGGATAGCCGGGGGCAGGGCGGATGCCGCGGTATTTTTCGTCGATGAGTTCCTCGACGCCGAGTGATTCGTCCGCCGCGTAGCCCCAGAACTCCTTGCGCACGCGCTGGTGCAGGCGTTCGGCCAGTGTCTCAGCCAGGCGATCGGCCAGCGATTTCAGCAGGATGGCGTTGTAGTCGTCGTGGTCGGCTTCGAACGCCGCCACGCGTTCGTCGATGCCGATGCCCGCGGTGCAGGCGAAACCGCCGACCCAATCGGGCTTGCCGCTGTCCTTGGGCGCGACGAAATCGGCCAGGCAGAAGTCCGGGCGTTCCACCGGCTTGTCGACCTGCTGGCGCAGGTGGTGCAGCACTTCTTGCTTGCCATCGACTACTGCGATGACGTCGTCGCCCTGCGACCACGCCGGCCACAGGCCGACCACCGCGCTCGCCTTCAGCCACTTTTCGTCGACGATGCGTTTCAGCATCGCCTTGGCATCGTTGAACAGTTCGGTGGCCTGCGCGCCGACGATCTCGTCGGTCAGGATGGCGGGATAGCGCCCGGCCAGTTCCCAGGCGTTGAAGAACGGGCCCCAGTCGATCAGTCCGACCAGTTCATCCAGCGGGTAGTCCTCGAACACGTGGATGCCGGGCTGCACGGGCGTCGGTGGCGTGTAGTTCGCCCAGTCGCCATCGAACTTCTGTCCACGCGCCTTCGCCAGCGACACCAGCCGCTTGGCATCGCCCCGGTTGCGGTGACGCTCGCGGATTTCCGCGTAATCGCTCTCGTTGGCGGCCACGAACGGCACGCGCAGCTCCGGCGACACCAGCGACTGCGCCACGTTGACCGCGCGCGAGGCGTCCTTCACCCAGATCGTCGGCGACTTGTAATGCGGGTCGATCTTCAGCGCCGTGTGCGCACGCGAGGTGGTCGCGCCGCCGATCATCAGCGGCATGGTGAACCCTTGGCGCTGCATCTCCTTCGCCACGTGGCTCATTTCTTCCAGCGACGGGGTGATCAGGCCGGACAGTCCGATCATGTCGGCGTTCTCGGCGATCGCGGTGTCGAGGATCTTCTGCGCCGGCACCATCACGCCCAGATCGACCACATCGAAGTTGTTGCAGGCCAGCACCACGCCGACGATGTTCTTGCCGATGTCGTGCACGTCACCCTTGACCGTCGCCATCACGATCTTGCCGTTGGACTTGCCGACGTCGCCACTCTTGAGCTTCTCGGCCTCGATGAAGGGCAGCAGGTGCGCCACCGCCTTCTTCATCACCCGCGCGGATTTCACCACCTGCGGCAGGAACATCTTCCCGGCACCGAACAGGTCGCCGACCACGTTCATGCCGTCCATCAGCGGGCCTTCGATCACGTCGAGCGGGCGCGTGGATTGCAGGCGCGCTTCCTCGGTGTCATCCACCACGTACTGGTCGATGCCGTGCACCAGCGCATGCGACAGCCGCGCGGCGACCGGCTGTTCGCGCCAGCGCAGGTCCTCGACTTTCTTCTCGCCCTTCCTGCCCTTGAACTTGTCGGCGATCTCCAGCAGGCGCTCGGTGGCATCGCTGCGGCGGTTGAGCACCACGTCCTCGACGCGCTCGCGCAGTTCGGCATCCAGGTCGTCGTAGATCGGCAGCGCGCCGGCGTTGACGATGCCCATGTCCATGCCGGCCTTGATCGCGTGATACAGGAAGACCACGTGGATCGCCTGGCGCACCGGTTCGTTGCCGCGGAAGCTGAAGCTGACGTTCGACACGCCGCCGGAGATGTGGCTGTGCGGGAAGCGCGTGCGCAGCTCACGCGCGGCTTCGATGAAATCCACCGCGTAGTTGTCGTGCTCCTCGATGCCGGTGGCGATGGCGAAGCAGTTGGGGTCGAAGATGATGTCTTCCGGCGGGAAGCCGATTTCCTCGGTCAGCAGCTTGTACGCGCGGGAAGAGATTTCGATCTTGCGCTCGGCGGTATCGGCCTGGCCGACTTCGTCGAAGGCCATGACCACGACGGCGGCACCGTAACGCCGCACCAGTCGCGCCTGGCGGAGGAATTCGTCCTCGCCTTCCTTCATCGAGATGGAGTTGACGATGCCCTTGCCCTGCAGGCATTTCAGCCCAGCCTCGATCACGCTCCACTTCGACGAATCCACCATCACCGGGATGCGGGCGATGTCGGGCTCGGCGGCCATCAGGTTGAGGAAGGTGACCATCGCCTTCTCGGAATCGAGCAGGCCTTCGTCCATGTTGACGTCGATGACCTGCGCGCCGTTCTCGACCTGTTGCCGCGCGACCACCAGCGCATCGTCGTAGCGGCCTTCCAGGATCATCTTCTTGAACTGCGCGCTGCCGGTGACATTGGTGCGTTCGCCGACGTTGATGAAGTTCAGCTGCGGCGTGATGACCAGCGGCTCAAGGCCGGACAGGCGCGTGTGACGGGTGAGGGTGTTCATTTCTTAAAGCCTTTTTCCAGGCGGCTCGTGGCACACGAGAAGAATTCGCAGCCTTCCGGGGCGGCGTCCGGGGCCGTGACCCTACGCGGCATGGATGCCGCGTAGGAGCCTACATGGACGTATTCACGGCGTGTCGCGGATACGGATACCCCCACGAAAGCCAACGGTGAAATCATCACGCCGCCTGCTCCAGCTTCGGGCGCTGTCGCGGCGTGACGCCTTCCACCGCCTGCGCAATCGCGGCGATGTGCGCGGGCGTGGTGCCGCAGCATCCGCCCAACACGTTCACCAGACCCGAGGTGGCGAATTCGCCGACGACTTCCGCCATGTCTTCCGGCGTTTCGTCGTAGCCACCGAACGCATTCGGCAGGCCGGCGTTGGGGTGCGCGGTGACGTAGGCATCGGCGATCAGCGAGATCGCCTCCACGTGTGGGCGCAGGTCCTTGGCGCCGAGCGCGCAGTTGAGCCCGATCGCCATCGGCTGCACATGGCGCAGCGAATACCAGAACGCTTCCGCCGTCTGGCCTGAAAGCGTGCGGCCGGAGGCGTCGGTGATGGTCCCGGAGATCATCACCGGCAGGCGTGCGCCGAGTGCGTCGAACGCTTCCTCGATGGCGAATACGGCTGCCTTCGCATTGAGCGTGTCGAACACCGTTTCGACCATGAGGATGTCGGCGCCGCCTTCGATCAGGCCTTCGGCGGCCTCGCGGTAGGCGTTGCGCAGTTCGTCGAAACTGGTGGCGCGGTAGCCGGGCTGGTTCACGTCGGGTGACAGTGAGGCGGTCTTGCTGGTCGGTCCCAGCACGCCCACAACGAAGCGCGGCTTGTCCGGTGTCCTGGCTTCCGCGGCATCGCAGGCGGCGCGCGCGAGCCGGGCACCTTCGCGATTCAATTCGCGCACCAGATGGGTGAGGCGATAGTCGGCCAGTGATACCGAGGTCGAGTTGAAGGTGTTGGTCTCGATGAGATCCGCGCCGGCATCCAGGTATTCCGTGTGGATGCCGCTGATGATGTCGGGACGGGTGAGCGTGAGCAGGTCGTTGTTGCCGCGCTGGTCGTGGCCCTCGCAGCCGCATGCCGGGCCGTGCGCGTGCAGGGCCTCCGGCGCGAACAGGCTGTCGTAGCCCTGCGCGAACCGTTCGCCGCGATAGTCGGTTTCGGCCAGTTCGTGGCGCTGGATCATCGTGCCCATCGCGCCATCCAGCACGAGGATGCGTCGTTCGAGCGCTTCGATCAGCGCGGCGGCCCGTGCGGGGTTGTGCCAGGAAAGTTGGTTCATCTCACTTGGTTCCGATCAGCGAAATCACTTCGAAATGCGGCGGGCGGCGCTCGCGGGTCACGGTGCCGGCGTCCTGCAGTTTCATGCCGGCCTTCTCGATGAACTTCTGCAATTCCTTGTGCGCGAAGCCGAGATTGACGTGGCCGAAGGGTTCCACCGCGCCGGCATGCGCGTGCTTGCCCAAGCTCGACAGCAGCAGACGGCCACCGGGGCGCAGCACGCGGGCGGCTTCGGCGACTGCCTGCGCCGGCTTCGCCGAGTAGGTGAGCGCATGCATCATCACCACGAGATCGAAGCTGCCATCGGCGAAGGGCAGGTCATGCATGTCGCCTTCGTGGACTTCGACATTGGGATGCGGGCGCAGACGCTCGCTGGCGGCGTTGACCACGCGGCGGCTGGCATCCAGACAGACATAGCGGCCGGAATGCGGCGCCAGCAGTTCCGCCAGCACGCCGTCGCCGGATGCGATGTCGAGCACGTCGCCCGGATCGAGCAGCGGTACGGCGGTGCGGGCCAGCGCTTCCCAGGTGCGGCCCGGCGAATAGTGGCGCTCCATGTCGCCGGCCACGCTGTCGGCCCAGTTCTGGTCGCTGGCGCGGGCGGCGAGTACCGAAGGCAGGCGTGCGGCGTCCTGCTCCAGCAGCGGGTCGTGGCTGCCGTCGCGCAGGGCGTGCCAGAGCGTGAGCTGCGCCGCGTCGAGCTGGTCCTCGTCGAAGCGGTAATAGGCCGAGACACCCGAGCGCCGGTCGCGGGCCAGGCCGGCTTCCTTCAACTTGGCCAGGTGGGTGGACACGCGTGGCTGGGCGAGGCCGGTCACCGAAGCCAGCTCGGCCACGGTCAGTTCCTCGCGGGCAAGAAGCGCGAGCAGGCGCACGCGGGTCGCATCGGCGAATACCTTGAGTCGGGTCGACCAGGCTTCGAGATCCATATTTATCTCTTTATCCGGATTCAAAGATAATTGTCGGGCGCGCGGCCCATACGGTCAAGCAGCGTGGGCCTTGGCGATGCGGCGTACTACAATCGCGTTTTCCGGTCAGGACGAGGACGCGCCGTGGATTTCAGCTTCACCGAAGAGCAGTTGATGATTCAGGACGTGGCGCGCCGCATCGCGCAGGAGAAAGTCGGTCCGTCCGCCGAGCACTTCGACCGGAGCGGCGAATTCCCGCTGGAAAACATCCGCCTGATGGGCGAGAACGGCCTGATGGGCATCGAAGTGCCCACCGAGTACGGCGGCGCCGGCATGGACCCGGTGGCCTACGTGCTGGCGATGGTCGAGATCGCCGCGGCCGATGCCGCGCACAGCACGATCATGTCGGTCAACAACTCGCTGTTCTGCAACGGCATCCTGACCCACGGCACCGAAGCGCAGAAGCAGGAATACGTCGGTGCCATCGCCGAGGGCCGCGAGATCGGCGCCTTCGCGCTGACCGAGCCGCAGTCGGGTTCCGATGCCACGGCCATGCGTTGCCGTGCGGTGAAGCAGGCTGATGGCAGCTTCGTCATCAACGGCAAGAAGAGCTGGATCACTTCCGGGCCGGTCGCCAGGTACATCGTGCTGTTCGCGATGACCGAGCCGGACAAGGGCGCGAAGGGCATCACCGCTTTCCTCATCGACACCACCAAGCCGGGCTTCGGCCGCGGCAAGACCGAGCCCAAGCTGGGCATCCGCGCCTCGGCCACCTGCGAAATCGAATTCAACGATTTCGTCGCCACCGCCGATGACGTGCTGGGCAAGGAAGGCGAGGGCTTCAAGATCGCGATGAGCGTGCTGGACGCCGGCCGCATCGGCATCGCCTCGCAGGCCATCGGCATCGCCCGCGCCGCATACGAAGCCACGCTCGCCTACGTCAAGGAGCGCAAGGCGTTCGGCCAGCCGATCGGCGCGTTCCAGATGACCCAGGCCAAGATCGCCGACATGAAGTGCAAGCTGGACGCCTCGCTGCTGCTGACGCTGCGCGCGGCATGGCTCAAGGGCCAGGGCAAGCGCTTCACCACCGAGGCGTCGGTGGCCAAGCTCACCGCATCGGAAGCGTGCATGTGGATCGCCCACCAGGCCGTGCAGATCCATGCCGGCATGGGCTACAGCAAGGAAATGCCGATCGAGCGCTATTTCCGCGACGCCAAGATCACCGAGATCTACGAGGGCACCAGCGAGATCCAGCGGCTGGTCATCGCCCGCAACGAAACCGGGCTGCGCTGATGGTGGAAGCCACGGCCCAACATGCCCATGCGTCCGGCTGCCTGCGTGCACCGGGCGCCGAAGACGATCCCGACATTCCCCTTCCGCCCGCCCGGGCGGACCGGTCGC encodes the following:
- a CDS encoding acyl-CoA dehydrogenase family protein produces the protein MIQDVARRIAQEKVGPSAEHFDRSGEFPLENIRLMGENGLMGIEVPTEYGGAGMDPVAYVLAMVEIAAADAAHSTIMSVNNSLFCNGILTHGTEAQKQEYVGAIAEGREIGAFALTEPQSGSDATAMRCRAVKQADGSFVINGKKSWITSGPVARYIVLFAMTEPDKGAKGITAFLIDTTKPGFGRGKTEPKLGIRASATCEIEFNDFVATADDVLGKEGEGFKIAMSVLDAGRIGIASQAIGIARAAYEATLAYVKERKAFGQPIGAFQMTQAKIADMKCKLDASLLLTLRAAWLKGQGKRFTTEASVAKLTASEACMWIAHQAVQIHAGMGYSKEMPIERYFRDAKITEIYEGTSEIQRLVIARNETGLR